A window of the Cucurbita pepo subsp. pepo cultivar mu-cu-16 chromosome LG01, ASM280686v2, whole genome shotgun sequence genome harbors these coding sequences:
- the LOC111790927 gene encoding uncharacterized protein LOC111790927: MGDLTMKFPRNPIHTAEDCIIFRGLSSAVDDDDSQSESGVCSPTLWGSDSRMSPQFHRSRNRTLSPTSRTQAIARGQQELMEMVRNMPESSYELSLKDLVEHHLRQQESASVEKYDSASETSFIRDPIKKRSETRALVTRSRSVNSGGFYLKMFFPMPLGQISTKKKSNLRSDSALNGSSRVSPKPPQVDRDWWRKRSSATSGENGGSVSGSSSNNSNSTSSERSNSRNSESKGSCWFCISPIRSKNPE; this comes from the exons ATGGGAGATCTTACGATGAAATTCCCAAGGAATCCGATCCATACCGCCGAAGATTGCATCATTTTCAGAGGCTTGAGCAGTGCCGTCGACGATGACGACTCGCAATCGGAATCTGGAGTCTGTTCACCCACGCTCTGGGGTTCAGATTCACGGATGAGCCCCCAATTTCATCGCTCGCGTAATCGCACTCTCTCCCCGACTTCCCGGACTCAAGCCATCGCCAGAGGACAGCAGGAGCTCATGGAAATGGTCAGGAACATGCCGGAATCCTCCTACGAGCTTTCTCTCAAAGATCTCGTCGAACATCACTTGCGCCAACAAGAGAGCGCCTCCGTCGAGAAATATGATTCCGCCTCTGAAACTTCCTTCATAAGAGATCCTATCAAGAAGAGGAGTGAAACCAGAGCACTCGTTACCAGAAGTAGAAGCGTCAATAGCGGTGGATTTTATCTCAAAATGTTCTTCCCGATGCCGTTAGGGCAAATTTCAACGAAAAAGAAGAGTAATCTTAGAAGCGACTCGGCGTTGAATGGAAGTTCGAGAGTATCCCCTAAGCCACCGCAAGTGGACAGAGACTGGTGGAGGAAGAGATCGTCAGCAACCTCCGGCGAGAATGGCGGCAGTGTCTCCGGCAGTAGTAGTAACAATAGTAATAGCACAAGCAGCGAAAGAAGCAATAGCAG GAACTCTGAATCAAAAGGGAGTTGCTGGTTTTGTATCAGTCCAATCAGAAGCAAAAATCCAGAGTAA
- the LOC111791172 gene encoding pentatricopeptide repeat-containing protein At1g43980, mitochondrial: MHFLLKNLRGAHRASFSHYSYLIDQCLTSRSVHIAKTIHAQLLKLGLNNNTFLGNRCLQLYALFGPVHEFFRVFGDIKEKNIVSWNICLKGLFRFGYVNGARNLFDEMPERDIVSWNCMMSGCVSSGFANKAMDVFLEMQDAGFRPSEYTFSIMLSVVSCPIHGKQIHGSMIRSGIDVSNVVLGNSLIDMYGKFGLVDYMFVMFYSMEKVDIISWNSLILGCHRSGFRVLALNQFYLMRATGHSPDQFTVSIMISLCSFLQELELGKQFLAFCFKMGFTSNSIVLSAAIDLFSKCNSLRDAMQLFEEANQWDQALCDAMISSLAWHGHWRDSMWLFVYALRENLRPTGITLSSVLSSISVFTPLDLGSQIHNLVLKLGFESDTVVTSSLVDMYAKIGLIDNAMKVFTDMPSRDLISWNTMIMGLVNNGKYFEALGTLENLVREGVVADRITLAGVLLACSHAGFVDEGLNIFCTMENEHGVVPTNEHYTCVVDLLSRAGKFKEAVNIIETTSCQPTSTFWISLLDACAIHGDMNSIERVAERVMKLEPQSSLPYSVLARVYAARGRWESTVRVRKAMENIAAQKVKACSWVVIKDHVYAFQDDRLQHLRGESLISALELIVWEVEYGNEHKQYV; encoded by the coding sequence ATGCACTTCCTGCTAAAGAATCTTCGTGGTGCGCACAGAGCTTCGTTTTCCCATTACTCCTATCTGATTGACCAGTGTTTAACGTCTAGATCTGTTCATATTGCGAAAACAATCCACGCTCAATTGCTAAAGCTTGGCCTTAACAACAATACTTTTCTGGGTAATCGCTGTCTTCAGCTATACGCGTTATTTGGTCCCgttcatgaattttttagaGTATTTGGTGATATCAAAGAGAAGAATATTGTATCTTGGAACATATGCTTGAAGGGGTTGTTTAGATTTGGTTATGTCAATGGTGCACGCAATCTGTTCGATGAAATGCCTGAGAGGGACATTGTTTCTTGGAATTGCATGATGTCTGGCTGCGTTTCTTCTGGGTTTGCTAATAAGGCTATGGATGTGTTTCTGGAGATGCAGGATGCTGGTTTTAGACCAAGTGAATATACGTTTTCCATTATGCTTTCGGTCGTGTCGTGTCCTATTCATGGCAAGCAAATTCATGGCAGTATGATTCGAAGTGGCATTGATGTGTCAAATGTGGTTCTTGGGAATTCATTGATTGATATGTATGGAAAATTTGGCCTTGTTGATTATATGTTTGTCATGTTTTATAGTATGGAAAAGGTGGATATTATCTCTTGGAACTCTTTGATTTTGGGCTGCCACAGATCAGGCTTTAGAGTATTGGCACTAAATCAGTTCTATCTTATGAGAGCCACTGGGCACTCTCCTGATCAGTTCACTGTATCAATAATGATAAGTTTATGTTCTTTCCTCCAAGAATTGGAACTGGGTAAGCAATTTCTTGCTTTCTGTTTCAAGATGGGATTTACTTCTAACAGCATTGTACTTAGTGCTGCTATTGACTTGTTTTCCAAATGCAACAGCTTGAGGGATGCAATGCAGCTTTTTGAAGAAGCCAATCAATGGGATCAAGCTCTTTGTGATGCCATGATCTCAAGTTTGGCATGGCATGGTCATTGGAGGGATTCCATGTGGCTTTTTGTGTATGCCTTAAGGGAGAACCTCAGGCCAACAGGGATTACACTCAGCAGTGTCCTGAGCTCCATTTCAGTCTTCACACCTCTGGACTTAGGTAGTCAAATTCATAATTTGGTTCTTAAGTTGGGTTTTGAGTCTGATACCGTCGTCACTAGTTCGCTCGTCGACATGTATGCTAAAATTGGATTAATTGATAACGCCATGAAAGTCTTCACGGATATGCCTTCGAGAGATTTAATATCTTGGAACACTATGATTATGGGTCTGGTTAACAATGGTAAATACTTTGAGGCCTTGGGCACACTTGAAAATTTGGTTAGGGAAGGTGTAGTGGCAGATAGGATAACACTAGCTGGAGTTTTATTAGCTTGCAGCCATGCTGGTTTTGTTGATGAAGGGCTAAACATCTTCTGTACAATGGAAAATGAACATGGAGTCGTACCGACGAACGAGCATTATACTTGTGTGGTGGACTTACTGAGTCGGGCTGGTAAATTCAAAGAAGCAGTTAATATCATCGAAACAACATCGTGCCAACCTACTTCTACGTTTTGGATATCACTACTAGATGCCTGTGCTATTCATGGAGACATGAACAGCATTGAAAGAGTTGCGGAGAGGGTGATGAAGCTGGAACCTCAATCATCCTTACCGTATTCGGTGCTGGCTCGAGTATACGCAGCGAGAGGCCGATGGGAAAGCACTGTTCGTGTCAGGAAGGCCATGGAGAATATAGCTGCACAGAAGGTGAAGGCTTGCAGCTGGGTTGTGATCAAAGATCATGTGTATGCTTTCCAGGATGACCGGTTGCAGCATCTGCGAGGAGAAAGTTTGATTTCTGCGTTGGAGCTGATTGTTTGGGAGGTGGAATATGGGAATGAACACAAACAGTATGTTTAA
- the LOC111788861 gene encoding probable serine/threonine-protein kinase PBL18: protein MEISPTSSRIIIAYDATKDRTEHELQMTLRNLWMRGDILRGGDTLIVLGILHRVPHPMGYQLIACSESFAGTSLRAMEDEVSKKADAYIAMLQQSADMCEEGGVSIEVRITAGFPIKNVILQEIMVFSASWVILDRHLRRDESFYLRHLSCKVAVIQDNLSVRVLRNKATTGADKLEHKLRDSEQTVISIKSFSFQSSSLDSSSAQSNWTSSSSSMSREHASDPESSSRQEKIGTDSREQNIYATASQIVILPNKDVFQQKSLEAPILCSVCGTRSELYLKDTMRFSFSDIQLATADFSAGNLLGEGGYGHVFKGELKNGLLIAAKVRKEESTQGFVEFHSEIQVLSFARHKNIVMLLGFSCRENINVLVYEYICNRSLDFHLFGKKTTVLELHQRYGIAVGIAKGLRFLHEECRGGPVIHRDVRPSNILLTHDYVPMLGDFGLAKWKTKDDTSHSSILGTFGYVAPEYAENGILSVRTDVYAFGIVLLQLISGRKVFDAMDDIQGRSLREWAEPLIENLALHELIDSRVANTYDTYELYLMARTAYLCVRINPENRPSMGEVVRLLEGENDHFHYLGEKLIPRYNR, encoded by the exons ATGGAGATCTCTCCTACTTCGTCTCGTATTATCATTGCTTATGATGCTACCAAGGATCGCACTGAACATGAGCTTCAGATGACTCTTAGGAACTTGTGGATGCGAGGCGACATTCTTCGCGGAGGCGATACGCTCATTGTGCTTGGAATCCTTCATAGAGTGCCTCATCCGA TGGGATACCAATTGATAGCTTGCTCTGAATCGTTCGCTGGAACCAGCCTTCGAGCAATGGAGGATGAGGTTTCCAAGAAAGCTGATGCGTACATCGCCATGCTCCAGCAAAGTGCAGACATGTGTGAAGAAGGAGGG GTCAGTATTGAAGTTAGAATTACAGCTGGTTTCCCCATTAAGAATGTTATTCTCCAAGAAATTATGGTCTTCAGCGCGAGCTGGGTTATACTTGACAG GCATCTTCGACGGGATGAGAGCTTTTACCTTAGACATTTATCTTGCAAGGTTGCTGTAATCCAAGATAACTTGTCTGTGAGAGTTCTGAGAAATAAGGCTACAACTGGGGCAGATAAATTAGAACATAAATTACGGGATAGTGAGCAGACTGTTATCTCCATCAAAAGCTTCTCATTCCAAAGTAGTTCTCTGGATAGCTCATCTGCACAGAGCAACTGGACCAGTTCATCTAGTAGCATGTCTAGGGAGCATGCATCGGATCCTGAGTCATCTTCTCGGCAAGAAAAAATAG GTACAGATTCCAGAGAACAGAATATTTATGCAACTGCTTCTCAGATTGTTATACTTCCAAATAAGGACGTCTTTCAACAGAAATCTTTAGAAGCACCAATTCTATGTTCTGTTTGTGGAACGAGGTCGGAGTTATATTTGAAGGATACCATGAGATTTAGTTTTTCTGACATACAGCTAGCAACTGCCGATTTCTCAGCAGGAAACTTGTTAGGAGAGGGTGGTTACGGTCATGTTTTTAAGGGCGAACTAAAAAATGGACTACTCATTGCTGCAAAAGTGCGAAAAGAAGAAAGTACACAAGGATTTGTAGAGTTTCATTCTGAGATACAAGTTTTGAGTTTTGCTCGTCACAAGAACATAGTGATGCTGTTGGGGTTTAGTTGCAGGGAAAACATAAACGTTCTGGTGTACGAATATATTTGCAACAGGTCTCTTGATTTTCACTTATTTG GTAAGAAAACAACTGTTCTTGAATTACATCAAAGATATGGCATTGCCGTTGGAATTGCTAAGGGACTGCGTTTTCTGCATGAAGAATGTCGTGGAGGTCCTGTAATACATAGAGATGTCCGTCCGAGCAACATATTGCTCACACATGATTATGTTCCTATg TTAGGTGATTTTGGTTTGGCCAAATGGAAGACAAAAGATGATACTTCGCATTCAAGCATACTCGGCACATTTGG ATATGTTGCACCGGAATATGCAGAAAATGGTATTCTTTCAGTTAGGACGGATGTATATGCATTTGGAATTGTGTTGCTACAATTAATATCTGGACGCAAGGTGTTCGACGCGATGGATGATATACAAGGACGATCTCTGCGAGAGTGG GCTGAACCATTAATTGAAAACTTAGCATTACATGAACTGATTGATTCTCGAGTTGCAAATACATATGACACATATGAATTATACCTCATGGCCCGAACTGCATACTTATGCGTGCGGATAAACCCCGAGAATCGTCCATCAATGGGAGAG GTTGTGCGCCTTCTTGAAGGAGAAAATGATCATTTTCACTATCTGGGGGAGAAGCTAATACCTCGTTATAACAGATAA